A genomic segment from Pseudomonas sp. S09G 359 encodes:
- a CDS encoding ABC transporter permease — MKLLPVIFKRQLTSYACTPGTYLSIAIFLALSVIVGLHIGAGTEQNSSNLLAFFQFHPWLYFLLIPALATQLWSDESNAGFLSLIKTLPITRFEWVLGKFLAGWVVLGFTLMLMFPLVIRANYLGSTDNSVIASQFAASWLLAGSYLSASFFIFTLIRQRTIIVMLTIALLLIATGLSSVLEALQHQAPIWMIDSLATLNLFSRFSAIDDGKFALRDLLYFVSMILAFLAATIVTLNSKYS, encoded by the coding sequence TTGAAACTGTTGCCCGTCATATTCAAGCGTCAGCTCACCAGTTATGCCTGCACACCTGGCACCTACCTGAGTATCGCCATCTTTTTAGCCCTGAGCGTGATAGTGGGGCTGCATATAGGCGCGGGGACGGAGCAAAACAGCAGCAACCTGCTGGCCTTCTTCCAGTTTCACCCCTGGCTTTATTTCCTGTTGATACCTGCCCTCGCAACTCAACTTTGGTCAGATGAGTCGAATGCAGGTTTTCTCAGCCTGATCAAAACCTTGCCCATCACCAGGTTTGAATGGGTGCTCGGAAAGTTCCTAGCCGGCTGGGTCGTGCTGGGATTCACCCTGATGTTGATGTTCCCTCTGGTCATCAGAGCCAATTACCTGGGCAGTACTGACAACAGTGTTATTGCCTCACAATTTGCTGCCAGTTGGCTGCTGGCTGGCAGTTACTTGTCCGCCAGCTTTTTTATTTTCACCTTGATACGCCAGCGTACGATCATCGTCATGCTGACCATCGCCTTACTGCTGATAGCCACCGGGCTGTCATCGGTGTTGGAGGCCCTTCAACACCAGGCCCCTATCTGGATGATCGACAGCCTGGCCACGCTCAATCTTTTTTCGCGATTCAGCGCTATCGACGATGGAAAATTTGCACTTCGCGACCTGCTTTACTTCGTTAGCATGATCCTGGCTTTTCTTGCTGCCACAATAGTCACACTCAACTCCAAATACAGTTGA
- a CDS encoding TatD family hydrolase — translation MQLIDIGVNLTNPSFDEKHQAVLDRAYAAGVQQLVLTGTSVDGSEHALELCVKLDESAQRLFSTAGIHPHSASDWNGDSAQRLRGLLSETRVRAVGECGLDFNRDFSPRPQQEKVLEEHLALAVELKLPVFLHERDANQRLLEILKDYRDHLTAAVVHCFTGEQQALFSYLDLDLHIGITGWICDERRGTHLHPLVREIPRGRLMLESDAPYLLPRTLRPKPKNGRNEPAYLPEVLREVALHRNESVEDLAAHSTASARSFFGLPAVD, via the coding sequence ATGCAACTCATTGATATCGGCGTCAACCTGACCAACCCCAGTTTCGACGAGAAGCACCAGGCGGTGCTCGACCGAGCCTACGCCGCTGGCGTGCAACAATTGGTGCTCACCGGCACCAGCGTCGACGGCAGCGAACACGCGCTGGAACTCTGCGTAAAGCTCGACGAAAGCGCGCAACGCCTGTTCAGCACCGCCGGCATCCACCCCCACTCCGCCAGCGACTGGAACGGCGACAGCGCCCAGCGTTTACGCGGCCTGCTCAGCGAAACTCGCGTACGTGCCGTGGGCGAATGCGGGCTGGATTTCAACCGGGATTTTTCCCCGCGACCGCAACAGGAAAAAGTCCTCGAAGAACACCTGGCCCTGGCCGTCGAGCTGAAACTGCCGGTGTTCCTGCATGAGCGTGACGCCAACCAGCGCCTGCTGGAGATCCTCAAGGACTACCGCGACCACCTCACCGCCGCCGTGGTGCACTGTTTTACCGGCGAACAGCAGGCGTTGTTCAGCTACCTCGACCTCGACCTGCACATTGGCATCACCGGCTGGATCTGCGATGAACGCCGTGGGACGCACCTGCACCCGCTTGTAAGAGAAATTCCGCGTGGCCGTCTGATGCTGGAAAGCGACGCGCCGTACCTGCTGCCGCGCACCTTGCGGCCCAAACCCAAAAACGGTCGCAACGAACCGGCCTACTTGCCGGAAGTGCTGCGCGAAGTGGCCCTGCACCGCAATGAAAGCGTGGAAGACCTGGCCGCGCACAGCACCGCCAGCGCACGTAGTTTTTTTGGGTTACCTGCCGTGGATTGA
- a CDS encoding Mpo1-like protein: MGKRHPNLPAWQWRNYPQNHQHPTNLALHLIAVPLFIIGFLLIVSGVFSLSLASFAVGVVGILAGLALQRHGHSLEAQANEPFSDRKDAVQRLVVEQFVTFPRFVLSGGWWRAWRQRHRH, encoded by the coding sequence ATGGGCAAACGTCATCCCAATCTCCCCGCCTGGCAATGGCGTAACTACCCGCAAAACCACCAGCACCCGACCAACCTGGCGCTGCACCTGATTGCTGTGCCGCTGTTTATCATCGGGTTTCTGTTGATTGTTTCCGGGGTGTTCAGCCTGAGCCTGGCCAGTTTCGCCGTTGGGGTGGTTGGCATCCTGGCCGGCCTGGCGTTACAGCGGCATGGGCATAGTCTGGAAGCCCAGGCCAATGAACCATTCAGTGATCGTAAAGACGCGGTGCAGCGCCTGGTGGTTGAACAGTTCGTGACCTTTCCGCGCTTTGTGTTGAGCGGTGGTTGGTGGCGTGCCTGGCGGCAGCGCCACAGGCATTAA
- a CDS encoding Gldg family protein, translating to MRHTLRNGMTLAVILLLFLAFNLVWVDKIPNIRWDYSIQKTHTLSPPVRQLLASLESPLDVYYFNANNDPKRSYAVKRYGKRIEDLLKEYEKAAKGMINLHVIEPAPFSEDAYKAELFGLDEKEGFLGLIGTRAGHGAQRIESFSLEREPLLEYEVSHLISKLQHPERPMIGLLPGLAMGESASRLLKQLQQHFNLVNLDPTIERIPEHLQTLMVVHPHTLAAPTLYGIEQFVLKGGRLMMFIDPLSEQNSTATPANSRLDGLLAAWGIQMPADKWLIDDLYASGGASNAAQHPSRLDLPRQAMNTHDVSTWKLNGVTVSSSGALSRLSKSRTTFIPILHSSERSELLGSERLAGTTAREAVNDEAPHPGKRHVLAARIEGPGYSAFPDGIKGQPPGLQKAAQIHVVVVADTDLLLDNINTSTPDGNSLFVLNTLDNLSAPDALANIRPRLAQESSPTGLQTLRDAAEQSYRAKAGELERRLWRTEQEWQQLNPPTSALGTEAVDTSIQLQALNKERLRLPMELHELRVAAYAQVNRLELAIKLVTTFTLPLTLCLMAWAVFLGNRRRRMQVRGTVH from the coding sequence ATGCGACACACTCTGCGCAACGGCATGACACTCGCCGTCATACTGTTATTGTTCCTGGCTTTCAACTTGGTATGGGTCGATAAGATTCCCAATATCCGATGGGACTACTCCATACAAAAAACTCATACTTTATCCCCACCTGTACGGCAACTATTGGCGTCACTGGAAAGTCCCCTGGACGTGTATTACTTCAATGCGAACAACGACCCAAAAAGAAGCTACGCGGTAAAACGATACGGTAAGCGCATTGAAGATCTGCTCAAGGAGTATGAAAAAGCGGCTAAGGGCATGATCAATTTGCACGTTATCGAGCCTGCGCCTTTTTCAGAAGATGCCTACAAAGCTGAGCTATTTGGCCTCGACGAAAAAGAGGGGTTTCTTGGCCTGATCGGCACACGTGCCGGCCACGGCGCGCAACGCATCGAATCCTTCAGCCTCGAACGCGAACCGCTGCTCGAGTACGAAGTCAGCCATCTGATCTCTAAGCTGCAGCACCCGGAACGCCCCATGATCGGGCTGCTACCAGGGTTGGCGATGGGAGAATCCGCAAGCCGCCTGCTTAAGCAGTTGCAGCAGCATTTCAACCTGGTCAATCTGGATCCGACCATCGAGCGTATACCGGAACACCTCCAGACTCTGATGGTCGTGCACCCGCACACGCTGGCCGCCCCAACCCTGTATGGGATTGAGCAGTTTGTCTTGAAGGGCGGTCGGTTGATGATGTTTATCGACCCGCTGAGCGAGCAAAATTCAACCGCCACGCCAGCCAACTCGCGGCTGGACGGGCTGCTAGCCGCCTGGGGCATCCAGATGCCGGCAGACAAATGGCTGATCGACGACCTCTACGCATCAGGCGGCGCAAGCAATGCGGCGCAGCACCCAAGCCGATTGGACCTGCCCCGTCAGGCGATGAACACCCATGATGTCAGCACGTGGAAATTGAACGGGGTAACGGTGTCGAGCAGCGGCGCCCTTTCACGCCTGAGTAAAAGTCGCACAACGTTCATCCCGATCCTGCACAGCTCCGAGCGTTCGGAGCTGCTGGGCAGTGAGCGCTTGGCCGGCACCACCGCGCGCGAAGCAGTGAACGATGAAGCGCCCCACCCAGGAAAACGCCATGTGCTTGCTGCCCGTATCGAGGGGCCGGGTTATTCGGCATTCCCTGATGGCATCAAGGGCCAGCCGCCCGGTTTGCAAAAAGCTGCGCAGATCCACGTCGTAGTCGTCGCCGACACGGACCTGCTCCTGGATAACATCAACACCTCAACACCTGACGGCAACTCACTGTTTGTCTTGAACACATTGGATAACCTGTCCGCACCTGATGCCCTCGCGAATATTCGTCCCCGTTTGGCCCAGGAAAGCTCACCGACAGGGTTGCAAACCTTGCGCGACGCGGCAGAGCAAAGCTACCGAGCCAAGGCCGGTGAATTGGAACGGCGCCTTTGGCGCACGGAACAGGAATGGCAACAGTTGAACCCACCGACGAGCGCCCTCGGCACCGAGGCCGTGGACACCTCGATCCAACTGCAAGCCCTCAACAAAGAGCGCCTGCGCCTGCCCATGGAGTTGCATGAGTTGCGGGTCGCGGCTTACGCCCAGGTAAATCGCCTGGAACTGGCGATAAAACTGGTCACGACCTTTACGCTGCCGCTGACGTTATGCCTGATGGCCTGGGCGGTTTTCCTCGGGAATCGCCGGCGCCGCATGCAGGTTCGCGGCACGGTTCACTAA
- a CDS encoding DoxX family protein, translating to MSPLIKNILSTRAGYGLTILRIVVGIIFAAHGSQKLFGWFGGYGLAGTAQWMESIGLAPGTLMALLSGGTEFFAGLALIIGLLVRPAALGLTILSLVAIFSVHIHNGLFMANNGYEFALALLGGSLAVLLEGAGKLSADRAIAN from the coding sequence ATGAGCCCACTGATCAAGAACATCCTGAGCACCCGCGCCGGTTACGGCCTGACTATTCTGCGCATTGTGGTCGGCATCATCTTCGCCGCCCACGGTTCGCAAAAACTCTTCGGCTGGTTCGGTGGCTACGGCTTGGCGGGCACTGCTCAGTGGATGGAAAGCATCGGCCTGGCGCCGGGTACCCTGATGGCACTGTTGTCGGGCGGTACCGAGTTCTTCGCCGGCCTGGCTTTGATCATTGGTTTGCTGGTTCGCCCAGCGGCATTGGGCCTGACGATCCTGTCGCTGGTGGCGATCTTCTCGGTGCATATCCATAACGGTCTGTTCATGGCCAACAACGGTTACGAATTCGCACTGGCCTTGCTGGGTGGCTCGCTGGCGGTACTGCTGGAAGGCGCCGGCAAACTGTCTGCGGACCGCGCCATCGCGAACTGA
- the greB gene encoding transcription elongation factor GreB produces the protein MSTKLITKEGHEALKKELDYLWREKRPDTTRKVTWAASLGDRSENADYQYNKKLLREIDRRVRYLRKRLEDMRVVEYMPEQEGKVFFGAWVDIENEQGETKRFRIVGYDEIYDRMDYISIDSPMARALLRKEVDDEAMVQTPGGEVCWWITGIEYVK, from the coding sequence TTGAGTACCAAGTTGATTACCAAAGAAGGTCATGAGGCGCTTAAGAAAGAGCTGGATTACCTGTGGCGGGAAAAACGTCCGGACACCACGCGCAAAGTGACATGGGCCGCTTCGCTGGGTGATCGCAGCGAAAACGCCGACTACCAGTACAACAAGAAGCTGCTGCGTGAGATCGATCGCCGGGTTCGTTACCTGCGCAAGCGCCTGGAAGACATGCGTGTGGTGGAGTACATGCCGGAGCAGGAGGGCAAGGTGTTTTTCGGTGCTTGGGTCGATATTGAAAACGAGCAGGGCGAAACCAAGCGTTTTCGTATCGTCGGTTATGACGAGATTTATGACCGGATGGACTATATCTCCATCGACTCACCGATGGCCCGCGCGCTGTTGCGCAAGGAAGTCGACGATGAGGCCATGGTGCAGACGCCTGGCGGTGAAGTCTGCTGGTGGATCACCGGGATCGAGTATGTGAAGTAG
- a CDS encoding methyl-accepting chemotaxis protein has product MGAWLSNISLKYKFWAVNAVAFITTLLLVLYAVQLEQQARSTASQASAQAQGRLLSAWPADKPLPKGEQWLTFARGQVPQLADLDLSALSRATGWVELNHMPLFGENPLMGAEVIARPDGQYIAVLAYAPSLRQVFGERFANYAVAVAILMLAMLCASQLLIRFLLSQLNTLKDVMLHVEKTGDLSARVPLACKDEVGQMASAFNAMQAGYQRVVNTVARTARQLDDGAARLASSMNDVQHGMLGQQSETDQAATAINEMTATVYHIAQHAGATRDLSQTADTLAGSGQEVVTRVQRSIAGLSTGVQQTAEMIQKLAEDSQKINGVVSVIHSIAEQTNLLALNAAIEAARAGEMGRGFAVVADEVRNLAKRVQNSTDEITHMVSALQAGTRDAVDFMQESSFKADDCVQQAQEAGAALAEITSAVAQMRESNTQIAVAAEQQSHVAEEMNRAVVSIRDVTENTVQQTVDSATTSNELATLAGELSKAIGQLKL; this is encoded by the coding sequence ATGGGTGCCTGGCTTAGCAATATCTCGCTGAAGTACAAATTCTGGGCCGTCAACGCGGTCGCTTTCATCACCACCCTGCTGCTGGTGCTGTACGCCGTGCAGCTCGAACAACAGGCGCGCAGCACGGCGTCCCAGGCCTCGGCGCAGGCCCAGGGGCGATTGCTGAGTGCCTGGCCCGCCGATAAACCGCTGCCCAAGGGCGAGCAATGGCTGACCTTCGCGCGCGGCCAAGTCCCACAACTGGCCGATCTGGATCTGTCAGCCCTGAGCCGCGCCACGGGCTGGGTCGAACTCAACCACATGCCGCTGTTCGGCGAAAATCCGCTGATGGGCGCCGAAGTCATTGCACGCCCGGATGGGCAATACATCGCCGTACTCGCCTACGCGCCAAGCTTGCGCCAGGTATTCGGCGAACGCTTCGCCAACTATGCCGTGGCGGTGGCGATCCTGATGCTGGCGATGCTCTGCGCCTCGCAGCTCTTGATCCGCTTCCTGCTCAGCCAGCTCAACACCCTCAAGGACGTGATGCTGCACGTCGAGAAAACCGGCGATCTGTCAGCCCGCGTGCCATTGGCCTGTAAGGATGAGGTCGGCCAGATGGCCAGCGCTTTCAACGCCATGCAGGCCGGCTACCAACGCGTGGTCAACACCGTGGCGCGCACCGCCCGGCAACTGGACGACGGCGCCGCGCGCCTGGCCAGCAGCATGAACGACGTGCAGCACGGCATGCTTGGCCAGCAAAGCGAAACCGACCAGGCCGCCACCGCGATCAATGAAATGACCGCCACCGTCTACCACATCGCCCAACATGCCGGCGCCACCCGGGACCTCTCCCAGACCGCCGATACCCTGGCCGGCAGCGGCCAGGAAGTGGTCACCCGGGTACAACGCTCGATTGCCGGGCTGTCCACCGGTGTGCAACAGACCGCCGAAATGATCCAGAAACTGGCCGAGGACAGCCAGAAAATCAACGGCGTGGTCAGTGTGATCCACAGCATCGCCGAACAGACCAACCTGCTGGCCCTCAACGCCGCCATCGAAGCCGCCCGCGCCGGCGAAATGGGCCGTGGGTTTGCGGTGGTCGCCGACGAAGTGCGCAACCTGGCCAAGCGCGTACAAAACTCCACTGATGAAATCACCCATATGGTCTCGGCACTGCAGGCCGGCACCCGCGACGCGGTGGACTTCATGCAGGAAAGCTCGTTCAAGGCCGACGACTGTGTGCAACAAGCCCAGGAAGCCGGCGCCGCACTCGCCGAAATCACCAGCGCCGTGGCACAGATGCGCGAGAGCAACACCCAGATCGCCGTCGCCGCCGAACAGCAAAGCCACGTGGCCGAAGAGATGAACCGCGCAGTGGTGAGCATTCGTGATGTGACCGAGAACACCGTGCAGCAAACGGTGGATTCGGCGACGACCAGTAATGAGCTGGCGACCTTGGCTGGGGAGTTGAGCAAGGCGATTGGGCAGTTGAAGTTGTAA
- a CDS encoding acyl-CoA thioesterase II, with protein sequence MRFSDLLDAARSNPLDVTIPAEWAQGRATFGGLVAALQYEALRAQVPADRPLRSLAITFVGPVAPDVPASYQVEVLREGKAVSQLLGRVVQNGEVATLVQASFGASRESEIAVESEASPVFKHWDECQELPYIKGVTPEFMRHLAMRWSVGGLPFTGNKSRVMGGWVRLRGDVKEEPLTEAHILALVDAWPPALLPHLKKPAPGSTLTWTIEFIQPLQNLTTLDWCQYHVSIEHARDGYGHAAAALWSPTGELIAISRQTVVVFA encoded by the coding sequence ATGCGCTTTAGTGATTTGCTCGACGCTGCCCGTAGCAACCCGTTGGATGTCACCATCCCCGCCGAATGGGCCCAGGGTCGCGCCACCTTTGGTGGTCTGGTCGCTGCGTTGCAATACGAAGCCTTGCGCGCCCAAGTACCGGCGGATCGCCCTTTGCGTTCGCTGGCAATCACCTTTGTTGGCCCGGTGGCACCCGATGTGCCTGCCAGTTATCAAGTCGAAGTGTTGCGCGAAGGCAAAGCCGTCAGCCAATTGCTCGGGCGTGTGGTGCAGAACGGCGAAGTGGCGACACTGGTGCAGGCCAGTTTCGGCGCGTCCCGTGAGTCGGAAATCGCTGTCGAGAGCGAAGCATCGCCGGTGTTCAAACATTGGGATGAATGCCAGGAGCTGCCCTACATCAAGGGCGTCACCCCAGAATTCATGCGCCACCTGGCAATGCGCTGGAGTGTCGGCGGCTTGCCGTTCACCGGCAATAAATCCCGCGTTATGGGCGGCTGGGTACGCTTGCGCGGAGACGTGAAAGAAGAGCCGCTGACTGAGGCGCATATCCTCGCGTTAGTCGACGCCTGGCCCCCGGCGTTGCTGCCACACCTGAAAAAGCCCGCGCCGGGTAGCACCCTGACTTGGACCATCGAATTCATTCAGCCGCTGCAGAACCTGACGACCCTCGACTGGTGCCAGTACCACGTCAGCATCGAACACGCGCGTGACGGCTACGGTCACGCCGCCGCCGCCCTCTGGAGCCCGACCGGCGAACTCATCGCCATCAGCCGCCAGACCGTGGTGGTCTTCGCCTGA
- a CDS encoding CHAD domain-containing protein, whose amino-acid sequence MSALVDQLVVQVIGLEVGLLSCQARLAAVTDDEALHDLRTTVRRLRSLLRPLRGLPGVEQLELAASTVGRLTTPLRDREVLAAYLHQHGHHAAAERRLRLQPETYRHVAQSPELAHLLLILDAFPRFIRASEHQKLLKGLRPRIEKRLAKQWQKLDEALKDPDHDRHRLRLLIKRVRYAAEAYPELDKLPANAMSRLKKAQAALGDWHDCWQWLAQAERQADLQPCVAVWHRTMAKAEGQADRVLDKLSADCF is encoded by the coding sequence ATGTCAGCTTTGGTCGATCAGTTAGTCGTTCAGGTCATTGGCCTGGAAGTTGGGTTACTGAGCTGCCAGGCTCGCCTCGCCGCCGTCACCGACGATGAAGCCCTGCATGACCTGCGCACCACGGTGCGCCGCCTGCGCAGCTTATTACGCCCATTGCGCGGGCTGCCGGGTGTGGAGCAGCTTGAACTGGCCGCCAGCACGGTCGGCCGATTGACCACGCCGCTGCGCGACCGTGAGGTGCTGGCGGCGTATTTGCACCAGCATGGTCACCACGCAGCCGCCGAGCGGCGTTTGCGCCTGCAACCCGAAACCTATCGCCACGTGGCGCAAAGCCCGGAACTCGCGCATCTGCTGCTGATTCTCGATGCCTTCCCGCGGTTTATCCGCGCTTCTGAACACCAGAAACTGCTCAAAGGCCTGCGCCCGCGCATTGAAAAACGCCTGGCCAAGCAGTGGCAGAAACTCGATGAGGCCCTGAAGGATCCTGATCATGACCGCCATCGCCTGCGGTTGCTGATCAAACGCGTGCGCTACGCCGCAGAGGCCTACCCCGAATTGGACAAGTTGCCTGCCAACGCCATGTCACGCCTGAAAAAAGCCCAGGCTGCCCTGGGGGATTGGCACGATTGCTGGCAGTGGCTGGCCCAGGCCGAACGTCAGGCAGATCTGCAGCCCTGTGTTGCCGTATGGCACCGCACCATGGCCAAGGCAGAGGGGCAAGCCGACCGGGTGCTGGATAAACTCAGCGCCGATTGTTTTTGA
- a CDS encoding Imm50 family immunity protein yields the protein MKYWNELDTNIFFEKIFTQPVEIGEITIFSLQIDNDRPSLGIGFDIPDFPDSLPEKWKNKGYNVCRLGIDCYGISDLKILNIPTRDTFFLKITKEDEQTFFHATNKNSLIEFKAQSISICNPNVYIRGDDEDF from the coding sequence ATGAAATATTGGAATGAGCTAGATACAAATATTTTTTTTGAAAAAATCTTCACCCAACCTGTAGAGATAGGAGAAATCACTATATTTTCTTTACAAATAGATAACGACCGGCCTTCTCTGGGAATTGGTTTCGATATACCTGACTTCCCAGATTCACTACCAGAAAAATGGAAAAACAAAGGTTACAACGTTTGCAGGCTTGGTATTGACTGCTATGGCATTAGCGATCTGAAGATACTAAACATCCCCACTCGAGATACTTTTTTTTTAAAAATAACAAAAGAAGATGAACAGACGTTCTTCCATGCTACCAACAAAAACTCCTTAATTGAATTCAAGGCCCAGAGCATCTCCATCTGCAACCCTAATGTTTACATAAGAGGCGATGATGAGGACTTTTGA
- a CDS encoding ABC transporter ATP-binding protein: MIEIHNLTKHLDKKTIINSFSFIANTQECLGLFGEERAAKTLLLNMIAGTTTPSSGHISIHGFDTQNQTLHAKKLVGYQLNHGLDHPTLSVKEFLNFIAAVRGFHGNEKRSRVEEAATRLELWTILHVPLSALSTGWKRKVAIAQAILHGPALLLLDEPTEGLAPDEKYRFRTLIQSLTQEMTVIIASRHCDELSELCTRALVIAGGRLVADTPLPDLQRESRHFQAVTLTAQTPLDLLALAVLPGVAGIEEHQHAPGTVTVLAMPGHAISPHIHTLIANRRWNVSSLNLEPGRLHDVIHHLSRETTS; encoded by the coding sequence ATGATAGAAATACACAATCTGACAAAACACCTGGACAAGAAAACCATAATTAACAGTTTTTCTTTTATCGCCAATACACAGGAGTGCCTGGGACTCTTTGGCGAGGAACGTGCCGCCAAAACATTACTGCTTAATATGATCGCCGGCACTACAACACCTTCCAGCGGCCATATAAGCATCCACGGGTTCGATACTCAAAACCAAACACTTCACGCAAAAAAACTCGTTGGCTACCAACTTAACCACGGCCTCGACCACCCCACCCTATCGGTTAAAGAGTTTCTTAACTTCATTGCGGCCGTGCGTGGGTTCCATGGCAACGAAAAGCGCTCGCGGGTGGAAGAAGCCGCCACGCGGCTGGAGCTGTGGACGATACTCCACGTCCCTCTAAGCGCACTCTCCACCGGGTGGAAGCGCAAAGTCGCCATCGCCCAAGCCATCCTCCACGGCCCGGCCTTGTTGTTACTGGATGAACCCACCGAGGGGCTTGCGCCGGATGAGAAGTACAGGTTCAGGACGCTGATCCAATCATTGACGCAGGAAATGACAGTCATCATCGCCTCCCGCCACTGTGATGAATTGTCCGAACTCTGTACACGCGCACTGGTTATCGCGGGGGGGCGCCTGGTGGCCGATACCCCGCTGCCCGATTTGCAACGTGAGTCCCGCCATTTTCAGGCGGTCACCCTCACGGCGCAGACGCCCTTGGACCTGCTGGCCCTCGCGGTCCTGCCGGGTGTAGCCGGCATCGAAGAACACCAGCACGCACCCGGCACGGTGACGGTTCTGGCCATGCCGGGGCACGCCATCTCCCCCCATATCCACACGCTTATTGCCAATCGCCGCTGGAACGTCAGCTCACTGAACCTGGAGCCAGGCCGGTTGCACGACGTGATCCATCACCTGAGCCGGGAAACCACCTCTTGA
- a CDS encoding transglycosylase SLT domain-containing protein: MIRPSALLMLCVTLLLPLAAVARLDGPLEVTKPGKVRDLAEIRSSRTLRVLVNQSRNSSGEVQGQAVGVEYHRLRAFEQYLNGHARDGQEINLKIIPKAKDQLLGALARGEGDLVAPGELLDVKAAHKISTSDPIASDVPLWLVGVKGERRFTKLEQLSGRTLALTTGSAAADAISQVNQKLALHKQPPIKVEWVDPTLAVEDVLEMVQAGIFHLTIVEKPIAERWSKILPKLRFDKQVAISEPGDEYWFVRQDASMLRASIDRFLKTYRTPADQDVAFQRIYRRLYQVRNPLARVDRQRLEKLRPVLQKHAREQGMDWLNLAALAFKESALDPGARNSGGPTGLMQITPSAAQRVGVNNIENLDNNVQAGARYLSMIRRKFFSSPKLNERERMAFVLAAYNMGPERVQGMRTEAKRRGLNPNQWFFQVERIAMEQVGMGGVSYVNSVNKYYLAFDRERESLEPPTPKVASRK; encoded by the coding sequence ATGATCCGACCCTCGGCGTTGCTTATGTTGTGCGTGACGTTACTGCTGCCCCTGGCGGCGGTCGCGCGCTTGGACGGGCCGCTGGAAGTGACCAAACCCGGCAAGGTCCGTGACCTGGCGGAAATCCGCTCCAGCCGCACCCTGCGCGTATTGGTCAACCAGAGCCGCAACAGTTCCGGCGAAGTGCAGGGCCAGGCCGTCGGTGTGGAATACCACCGCCTGCGCGCCTTCGAGCAGTACCTCAATGGGCATGCCCGTGATGGCCAGGAAATCAACCTCAAGATCATTCCCAAGGCCAAGGACCAGTTGCTCGGCGCCCTGGCCCGTGGTGAAGGCGACCTGGTGGCCCCCGGTGAACTGCTCGATGTGAAGGCCGCGCACAAGATCAGCACCAGCGACCCGATTGCCAGCGATGTGCCGTTGTGGCTGGTGGGGGTGAAGGGCGAGCGGCGCTTTACCAAGTTGGAGCAGTTGTCGGGGCGTACGCTGGCGCTGACCACCGGCAGCGCGGCGGCGGATGCGATCAGCCAGGTCAACCAGAAGCTGGCCCTGCACAAGCAGCCGCCGATCAAGGTGGAGTGGGTTGACCCGACCCTGGCCGTGGAGGATGTGCTGGAGATGGTGCAGGCGGGTATTTTCCACCTGACCATTGTCGAGAAGCCGATTGCCGAGCGCTGGTCGAAGATCCTGCCCAAATTGCGTTTCGACAAGCAGGTAGCCATCAGCGAGCCCGGCGACGAGTATTGGTTTGTGCGCCAGGATGCGTCGATGCTGCGGGCCAGCATTGATCGATTCCTCAAGACCTATCGAACCCCCGCCGACCAGGATGTGGCGTTCCAGCGGATCTACCGACGCCTGTATCAGGTGCGCAACCCGCTGGCCCGGGTCGACCGCCAGCGCTTGGAGAAACTACGCCCGGTGCTGCAAAAACACGCGCGTGAGCAGGGCATGGATTGGTTGAACCTCGCCGCGCTGGCGTTCAAGGAGTCGGCGCTGGACCCCGGCGCGCGCAACAGTGGCGGGCCCACCGGGTTGATGCAGATCACGCCTTCGGCGGCGCAGCGGGTGGGGGTGAACAATATCGAGAACCTCGACAACAATGTACAAGCGGGCGCGCGTTACCTGTCGATGATTCGCCGCAAGTTTTTCTCCAGCCCCAAGCTCAACGAGCGCGAGCGCATGGCCTTTGTGCTGGCGGCTTACAACATGGGGCCGGAACGCGTGCAGGGCATGCGTACCGAAGCCAAGCGCCGGGGGCTCAACCCCAACCAGTGGTTCTTCCAGGTTGAACGCATTGCCATGGAGCAAGTGGGGATGGGCGGCGTCAGCTATGTTAATAGCGTGAACAAGTATTACTTGGCGTTTGATCGGGAGCGCGAATCCCTGGAACCGCCAACGCCGAAAGTCGCCTCACGGAAGTAA